The stretch of DNA AGCGACCTAGCCCTCGCGGTCTACAACTACGAGGTCACCCTGAGCCCGGGCAACGTTACCCGAGTGCTCATACCCTCCTACGTCCTGAAGGGAACATCCCTGCCGGAGAGGAGCTACCTCGTGCTGAAGACAGGGAGCGCCACCTCGCTTACGACGGTTGCCGTCGTGCCTCGTCAAGTGCTCGAGCAGGCCCTTGCGCGCGAGTTCCCAAAGCTGGCTTACAAGGCTTATGAAAGCTCCACCAACCTCAACATAAACCACTACGTGGTGCTGGATCCAGTGAGGGGGGATTTCAGGCTCCACGACGAGCCTACCGGCAAGGATTCCTACGGCAAAGCTCCTTTGATCACGGACAGCGAGGTGGGGCTCCCCGGCTGGGTGCCCTGGAGCAGCAGGCCCTTCGATTCACCAGTAATCATCGCGGTCAACCCCACCTACGCGCGCCGCGACTGGGTGTTCACCGTTAACTTGGCGGGTCAGCCTTACAGGTTCTACCTGCAGGCGCTCGGAGAGGATGCGCTGGGAGACTACCTGCTTCTGTGGGAGGACCTCTACAACCCGTTCAGGCCGCCGGGCAGCGTGGACGACTGGATGGACCACGTCGTCAGGGTGACGCTCTTCGAGAACGGCACGCTCCGCATCGCCATTTTCAGAGCGAAAGGCGGGTACCGCCAGGCGTTCTACGTGGGGCTACCCAGCATCGACGCGCCTCCCGCAGATCCCTCCGCGGGTTGCTGCAGCTCCTCGATAAGCAACATAGGAAGGCTGCCCTGCGGCGATTCCTGCGTCTACTGCAAGGACTTCAACGCATATTGGCAGGTCGTGTCTGGCGGCTACTACCGCGAGTTCTATGTCACGAGCACGGTCGCCAGCCCCTAGGCTCCTCGCGCATTCCCAGCCAGAAGCACCTGAAAGCTAGTTGCATCCCCGCGATACGGGAGGAGCTATTACTTCCACTCAGTGATTCTGTGAATGCACTCGCTCTCCTTTCTCTCCTCGAGGCCGATTCCCGTAATTCAAAGTGCATTCCGAAAAATCGCTGTAGTAAGATTTAAGTAAGAATTCTTTCTTACTACACCCCTGGTGAGTGAGTTGAAGACTGTGGTTTCAAGCAAAGGGCAGGTCGTGATCCCGAAGCGCGTGAGGGAGGAGCTGGGGCTGACTCCCGGCACAGTCCTTAGAGTGCGAGTCGAGGGGAGAAGGGTAATCCTGGAGCCGGTCGAGGAGCCGCCTGAGGAGGTGTTCGTCAGGGCTGGGTCGAGCGTCACCGAGCGAATACTCAGGGAGGCTAAAAGCTTTGGCGATAAGGCGCAGAGGCTGCTGGAAGACCTAGGTGTCCCTGTTGGCTAGCGTGGGCTTAGACACGAGCGTGATAATAGAGTACATCGACGAGGAGGGCGAGTACCACGAGCACGCCGAGGCCGTATTTTCAGCTATCATGTCGGGGAAGCTGGAGGCGCTGATACCCCACCCCATCCTGGCGGAGACGTTCTACGTAGCCGCGAGGATGTACCGGGAGCTAGGCGCCCGAGAGCCGGAGGCCACCGCTTCGAAACTGGTGGAGTGGCTCTACAGGCTCCCACAGGTGAAGGTGATTGGCACGAGCTTAGAGCTCGCCCTGGAAGCGGGGAAGGTC from Infirmifilum sp. NZ encodes:
- a CDS encoding type II toxin-antitoxin system VapC family toxin produces the protein MGLDTSVIIEYIDEEGEYHEHAEAVFSAIMSGKLEALIPHPILAETFYVAARMYRELGAREPEATASKLVEWLYRLPQVKVIGTSLELALEAGKVKLRYKLALTDCYVIAACKIHGCTALFKKPEAEMRESIQQLKKDYRVVFLEEYK
- a CDS encoding AbrB/MazE/SpoVT family DNA-binding domain-containing protein, which produces MVSSKGQVVIPKRVREELGLTPGTVLRVRVEGRRVILEPVEEPPEEVFVRAGSSVTERILREAKSFGDKAQRLLEDLGVPVG